In Zalophus californianus isolate mZalCal1 chromosome 4, mZalCal1.pri.v2, whole genome shotgun sequence, the following proteins share a genomic window:
- the LOC113911435 gene encoding LOW QUALITY PROTEIN: olfactory receptor 15-like (The sequence of the model RefSeq protein was modified relative to this genomic sequence to represent the inferred CDS: inserted 1 base in 1 codon; substituted 1 base at 1 genomic stop codon) encodes MQNFPWDNHSSVSEFILLGFSRDSHINVILFNIFLFLYLSTLVGNGLIVTLIHVDSRLHTPMYFFLSVLSMLDMSYVTTTVPQMLIHLIXPQKTISYVGCVAXMYIFLVLGITEGWLFSVMAYDRYVAICYPLRYKVIMTPWLCGAMVVFCGLWGISCSLVYTVFTMRLPYCGPNEINHFFCEVPAVLKLVCAETSLNDQADFILGFILLLVPLSFILASYVCIFATILKIRSTQGRLKAFSTCASRIIVVTMFCGPAMFIYMNPGANASPEQDKKLALFYNVISAFLNPIIYSLRNKDVKRAFLKLTGWGRASE; translated from the exons ATGCAGAACTTCCCCTGGGACAACCACAGCTCTGTGTCTGAATTCATCCTTCTGGGCTTCTCCAGGGATTCCCACATTAATGTAATCCTCTTCAacatcttcctctttctctacctctctaCACTTGTGGGCAATGGGCTCATTGTCACCTTGATTCACGTGGACTCCCGCCTCCACAcacccatgtacttcttcctcagtGTCCTTTCCATGTTGGACATGAGCTATGTCACCACTACTGTGCCCCAGATGTTGATACATCTGA TGCCCCAGAAAACTATCTCCTATGTCGGGTGTGTGGCCTAGATGTACATCTTTCTGGTGTTGGGCATCACTGAGGGCTGGCTGTTCTCTGTCATGGCCTATGACAGATATGTAGCCATCTGTTACCCACTCAGGTACAAGGTTATCATGACTCCATGGCTGTGTGGGGCAATGGTGGTCTTTTGTGGATTGTGGGGAATCAGCTGTTCCCTAGTCTACACTGTCTTCACAATGCGCCTGCCCTACTGTGGCCCCAATGAGATCAATCACTTCTTCTGCGAGGTCCCTGCTGTTCTGAAGCTGGTCTGTGCAGAAACATCCCTCAATGACCAAGCAGATTTCATCCTGGGCTTCATCCTTCTCCTGGTACCCCTTTCCTTCATTCTGGCCTCTTATGTCTGCATCTTTGCCACCATCTTGAAGATCCGCTCAACCCAGGGTCGACTCAAAGCCTTTTCCACCTGTGCTTCCCGCATCATTGTGGTCACCATGTTCTGTGGACCTGCCATGTTTATATACATGAATCCTGGGGCCAATGCCTCCCCAGAGCAGGACAAGAAACTGGCTCTGTTCTACAATGTTATCTCTGCCTTTCTCAACCCCATCATCTATAGCCTTAGAAACAAAGATGTGAAGAGGGCTTTCCTCAAGTTaacaggctggggcagggcctcTGAGTGA